In Carassius gibelio isolate Cgi1373 ecotype wild population from Czech Republic chromosome B20, carGib1.2-hapl.c, whole genome shotgun sequence, the following are encoded in one genomic region:
- the pln gene encoding cardiac phospholamban gives MSQPDHVLHRREIQHCFLLTRLSTPPRGTAIFLPLSSTPLPSLCTNPSHPPLLGMEKVQHITRAAIRRASTMEVPQQAKQNMQELFVNFCLILICLLLIYIIVLLISFHGM, from the coding sequence CCAACCGGATCACGTCCTCCATCGCCGTGAAATCCAGCACTGCTTCCTCCTCACGCGGCTCTCCACTCCACCTCGTGGTACTGCCatctttcttcctctctcctcCACACCTCTCCCCTCTCTCTGCACTAATCCGTCCCACCCACCACTCCTCGGCATGGAGAAAGTGCAGCACATCACACGGGCGGCCATCCGCCGGGCGTCCACCATGGAGGTCCCCCAGCAGGCCAAGCAAAACATGCAGGAGCTCTTCGTCAACTTCTGCCTCATCCTCATCTGCCTGCTGCTCATCTACATCATTGTCTTGCTAAT